The region AACGTGGCCCTCAAACAGCTCGATGAATTCGAGAAGCGAAAAGGCGCTACGGCTTCGACATCTTTCTGACCATGAAGCGCATGACCGGAACCAGGACCGGTTGAAGCGCGCGGGCTACGAGTCGCTTCAGCCCCGTGACCGGTGGTGTTTCGGAAGCGGAGCCGAAGTCGTCGATCCCGAGTTCCTCGCGCATATCGACGGACATCATGGCGACCTTGTCGTCGAGCGGAATACCTGTTCCGTCCGCGATGCGCACCATGCGTTCGAAGTTGCCGAGCACCGCGGCGGCGTCGACGAGAGCTTCGACGCCCAGTTCTCGACGGACCGCAGCGCGCGCGTCCGCGAGATCTGCATCGCCCGTGCCCATGGCTGCGTCGATGAAGTCGATGAGTACGCGCTCTCCGGGTACGCCCGATTCGACGGCAGTTCCCTCCGTGACTGCACGCAGATCAACCTTGCTACCAGCAATCTCGCTGCTCGCACGGAGCAGCATGGAGTGTGCGGAGGTTCAGTAGAAGCACTCATTGAGAGCGGCAACCCTTCCCGCAACGAGTTCGATCTGCGGCCGTGTCAGTGCGCGCCCCGGGTCCGCGGCCGGATCGGCGACCTCGAAGTCCTTCATGTACTGCGCAGCTGACAGGATCTTGAGCAAGCGAACCGCGTCGGGTACCAGACTCATGGCGCGAATCACATTGGGTCCCTGACGTCCGTCGAAGAGGTCCGCTTCCGCTGTTCCGGCAGCTGTTCCTCGCAACATCGGGACCCAGCCATCACCGGTCTGTAGCTGGTCCGGGCGATAGCCCGAGGGCAGGCCCGGTGTCGCTTCGGGCAGGGGCTCGAGTGCCAGACCGAGCGCGCGGCCGAAGGCATCGACGCTCTGCACCGCGACCACGATTCCGAGTAACTCCACGTAGTGTCCGTCCGACACCCCCGAAGCATGCAATTTTTCAAGCCAGGACTTCGTGAGCCGGGAGGCATCGGAGACGAGTCGGTGAACCGTATCGATGGCCGGGTCGGGCAAACCGTCGGAGTGATCGTGCTGGCCGTCGACGGCGAACGGAGAGACGGCCTCCTTGCGATCGGCGCACAGCCTGCAATCCCTGGCATTGCGAACCTCGCGTGCGATCGCGATTCGCTCCGCACCCGTCCACCAGCAACCCGCGCGGGAGACCTCCTTCCAGGCAAAGCGGTAGGCCTCGGGAAGGTCGGCGCGAATCGGCAGGTCCGAATCGGAATATGAAAACGCGCTCATTCCGTCTTTCCCCTCTTTCCTGTTCAGCGACGCCCGAGCAAGAGTTGCACGAGAGCATCTGCGTGCTCTTTGACCACTTCGGGCCGGGTCGGGTCGACTCCGCTGACTTCCTCGCACTCTGCGGCCTGGCTGAAGATCAGGCAGGCCGCTCCGACCAGGATATAGTGAAAGCTCGGAGCCGGTAGCATCGGTGCGATGCCGAGTTTCTGCAGGCGTTCGAGCCTCTCGGAGAAATCCCGGTAGAGCGGCTTGACGTGCCTCTGGACCAGCCAGCGCATGCGCGGACCCGGGCGTTTTCCTTCGTCGTTCATCAACTGGATGAAGTGGGGATGAGCCGCCGCGAAATGCACGAGACGCCTCGTCATGTCTTCTAGTTGGTCGCGCTCGCAGCCCGCGGCTGCGCTGCGGGCCGTGGAGCCAAAGGCTTTCGACAACTGGGTGAAGGCAAGATCAACCGCCGTCTTCCAGAGATTTTCCTTCGTGTCGAAGTAGTACTTGATCAGGCCCAGGTTTGCGCCCGCTCGCTCTGCGATATCGCGGGTCTTTGCACCGTCGAAGCCGCGCTCGGCGAAGATTTCGAGCGCGGCGTCGAGAATATTCTGCCGGGTGTTCCTCGATTCTGCAGAAACTCCCGTATCGCTCGCCGTGCTCATATTTTGAAATCAAACCTCTTCCGCCCCGCTTGACGAGGCGCGCCTCCGCGATTATACGACAGAGTAAGTTTGTGTCACAACTTCAAGATGTAGTCGGGGCAGGGAATGGACCTGGGAATCAGCGGCCGGAAGGCAATCGTCTGCGCTTCGAGCCGCGGACTGGG is a window of bacterium DNA encoding:
- a CDS encoding TetR/AcrR family transcriptional regulator, whose amino-acid sequence is MSTASDTGVSAESRNTRQNILDAALEIFAERGFDGAKTRDIAERAGANLGLIKYYFDTKENLWKTAVDLAFTQLSKAFGSTARSAAAGCERDQLEDMTRRLVHFAAAHPHFIQLMNDEGKRPGPRMRWLVQRHVKPLYRDFSERLERLQKLGIAPMLPAPSFHYILVGAACLIFSQAAECEEVSGVDPTRPEVVKEHADALVQLLLGRR